In Caldicellulosiruptor morganii, the following proteins share a genomic window:
- a CDS encoding helix-turn-helix domain-containing protein — MEKEVLNFEEAAKFLEISSKTFNQLLKDEDIPARKIGREWRFSKRALLEWLGKGSSRDYFKSQAILRFEEVKSGKTESLVSHAKEILDTIAQEKSITIEDKRFEFPENVEMEVKIKKRADAIKFELEFEWQNEEKGDEEDE, encoded by the coding sequence ATGGAGAAAGAGGTTTTGAATTTCGAAGAGGCAGCCAAATTCCTGGAAATATCAAGCAAGACGTTCAATCAGCTTTTAAAAGATGAAGATATCCCCGCACGAAAGATTGGAAGAGAGTGGCGATTCTCAAAAAGGGCTTTGCTTGAGTGGCTTGGCAAAGGTTCTTCAAGAGACTATTTCAAAAGCCAAGCTATTTTGCGTTTTGAAGAAGTAAAAAGTGGAAAAACTGAAAGCCTGGTATCCCATGCAAAAGAAATACTCGACACTATTGCACAGGAAAAGTCAATCACCATTGAAGACAAAAGATTTGAATTTCCTGAAAACGTAGAGATGGAGGTAAAAATCAAAAAAAGAGCTGATGCCATCAAGTTTGAACTTGAATTTGAATGGCAAAATGAAGAAAAGGGAGATGAAGAGGATGAATAG
- a CDS encoding MFS transporter, translated as MNSKDSNIREKKIFGIPWNAFIFGFVSFLNDFSSELTIRALPLFLKNVLNTKTSIIGLIEGVADSTATILKIFSGYISDKLNSRKWLVTLGYGLSAISKPLLYFANNWVFVLIIRFLDRVGKGIRTSPRDALIANTTEKEELGKAFGFNRAMDPAGAILALLTGSLVIYFSSKNAIKLTDHLFKILVLISIFPVFIALFLIIAFAVDVKNGRSNANKVNLSLKGFDRRFKLYLLTISIFTLGNSSDAFLILQAQNRGLSILEIFLMLAAFNFITTISAYPAGILSDRIKRQYLIVAGWTVYALIYLGFGLATKTYQIVILYILYGLYYGLTEGVEKALVADLVEPEKRGTAYGLYNGAVGIFAFPASLIAGFLWQYISPSAPFIFGAALAITASISLLKVVSLKEN; from the coding sequence ATGAATAGCAAAGATTCAAACATTCGGGAAAAGAAAATATTTGGTATACCGTGGAATGCTTTTATATTTGGTTTTGTAAGTTTTCTGAACGACTTTTCAAGCGAACTTACAATAAGAGCACTGCCACTGTTTTTGAAAAACGTATTGAATACAAAAACATCTATAATTGGACTTATAGAGGGAGTGGCGGACTCAACTGCCACAATTCTTAAAATTTTTTCAGGCTACATTTCTGATAAGTTAAACAGCCGAAAATGGCTTGTTACTTTGGGCTATGGTCTTTCAGCAATTTCAAAACCACTTTTGTACTTTGCAAACAACTGGGTATTTGTGCTTATAATAAGGTTTTTGGACAGAGTCGGAAAGGGCATCAGAACATCTCCAAGAGATGCACTCATTGCAAATACCACAGAAAAAGAGGAGCTTGGGAAAGCCTTTGGTTTTAACAGAGCAATGGACCCGGCAGGTGCAATCCTTGCCCTTCTTACAGGCTCTTTGGTTATCTATTTTTCTTCAAAGAATGCAATCAAACTCACAGACCATTTATTTAAGATTCTGGTGTTAATTTCAATCTTTCCAGTCTTTATTGCTCTTTTTCTCATAATTGCCTTTGCTGTGGATGTCAAAAATGGGAGGAGCAATGCAAATAAAGTGAACCTCTCTTTGAAGGGCTTTGACAGAAGATTTAAGCTGTATCTTCTCACAATTTCAATTTTCACACTTGGCAACTCTTCCGATGCATTTTTGATACTTCAGGCTCAAAACAGAGGTTTGAGTATCCTGGAGATATTTTTAATGTTAGCCGCCTTTAACTTTATAACCACAATCAGTGCCTACCCGGCAGGAATTCTTTCAGATAGAATAAAACGCCAATATTTGATTGTTGCCGGCTGGACTGTATATGCATTGATTTATCTTGGTTTCGGGCTTGCAACAAAAACCTATCAAATAGTTATCCTGTACATTCTTTATGGTCTTTACTACGGTCTCACAGAAGGTGTTGAAAAGGCGCTTGTTGCTGATCTGGTTGAACCCGAAAAAAGAGGAACCGCTTATGGACTTTACAATGGGGCTGTTGGAATATTTGCATTTCCTGCAAGTTTGATTGCTGGATTTTTATGGCAGTATATCTCTCCTTCAGCACCGTTTATATTCGGTGCAGCCCTTGCAATCACTGCTTCTATATCTCTTTTAAAAGTGGTCAGCCTAAAAGAAAATTAA
- a CDS encoding response regulator transcription factor produces MYKILIVDDDMLIRKGIRNVIRWKDLNCEICGEASTAEEALELVKELSPDIVITDIKMPNMDGIEMIEEIKRILPQCKIIILTAYREFEYAQKAIKLGAFDFLLKPTKVEDIINVVQKAIAEINKERVVIEELEKANKLLQEKLPILRENFLFNVIFEMITNEDEIVRMAQIYKIDINNFVMILAECGIREESEKQNGHLYLLGVSNILNDFIGEGCSVYTIYLNNFQAVYIVSFNQELSKKEETEFFELLKQVKKAAIECFSIDLTLVVSTWGYGIIELSGKFKECIDAINYKFYFDNEDIIYYKDLSHLFVYVDDKKLKHLRSEIISNVRYGNISNIDTLLVELEETLKRSKADKQYIINLYYLMLIEINMIKTQVLLSNSNQDNNENDLQGIEFLSEILKCKSISDLNGVLKASIQRTVEEIQRHNQSKMGSLVKKVIEYIKANYFYSEISLSEISEKFFVSPSYLSRLFKKETGKNLSDFINEYRIEKAKELLATTDLKTYEIADKVGIPDPHYFSRIFKRYTGYSPSEYKEAIKFRNAGLNG; encoded by the coding sequence ATGTACAAGATTCTAATTGTGGACGATGATATGCTGATCAGGAAAGGAATCAGAAATGTAATTAGATGGAAAGACCTGAACTGCGAGATTTGTGGCGAGGCTTCAACGGCGGAGGAAGCATTGGAGCTTGTAAAAGAACTGTCACCTGATATAGTAATTACTGATATAAAAATGCCTAATATGGATGGCATAGAAATGATTGAAGAAATAAAAAGGATCTTGCCACAGTGCAAGATTATTATTCTTACAGCTTATAGAGAATTTGAATATGCTCAAAAAGCTATAAAACTTGGTGCGTTTGATTTTTTGCTAAAACCAACCAAGGTGGAAGATATAATAAACGTTGTTCAAAAAGCTATTGCTGAGATAAATAAAGAAAGGGTGGTAATAGAGGAACTTGAAAAAGCGAACAAACTTTTACAAGAGAAGTTACCAATTTTAAGGGAAAACTTTTTGTTCAATGTTATATTTGAAATGATTACAAATGAAGATGAGATTGTTCGGATGGCACAGATTTATAAAATTGATATAAATAACTTTGTGATGATTCTGGCTGAATGTGGGATAAGAGAAGAAAGCGAAAAGCAAAATGGGCATTTGTATCTTCTGGGGGTTTCTAACATACTAAATGACTTTATTGGTGAAGGTTGCTCTGTATATACAATATATCTGAATAATTTCCAGGCAGTGTATATTGTGAGTTTTAACCAGGAACTTTCCAAGAAAGAGGAGACAGAATTTTTTGAACTTTTAAAACAGGTAAAAAAGGCAGCTATTGAATGTTTTAGCATAGACCTTACACTTGTTGTCAGTACCTGGGGCTATGGTATAATAGAACTTTCAGGTAAATTCAAGGAATGCATTGATGCTATAAATTATAAGTTTTACTTTGACAATGAAGATATAATCTACTACAAAGACCTTTCGCATCTTTTTGTTTATGTTGATGACAAAAAATTGAAGCATTTGAGAAGTGAGATTATTTCAAATGTGAGGTACGGGAATATTTCCAATATAGATACTCTTCTGGTAGAGCTCGAAGAAACATTGAAAAGGTCAAAGGCTGACAAGCAGTATATAATCAATTTATATTATCTTATGTTAATTGAAATAAACATGATAAAAACCCAGGTATTACTATCAAATTCAAATCAAGACAATAATGAAAATGATCTTCAGGGCATTGAGTTTTTGAGCGAGATTTTGAAGTGCAAGAGTATTTCTGATCTAAATGGTGTGCTCAAAGCATCAATTCAGAGGACAGTTGAGGAGATACAGAGGCATAACCAGAGCAAAATGGGCAGCCTGGTTAAGAAAGTGATTGAATATATCAAAGCAAACTACTTTTACAGTGAAATATCACTTTCTGAGATTTCAGAAAAGTTTTTTGTGAGTCCTTCTTACCTGAGCAGGCTGTTCAAAAAGGAAACAGGCAAAAATCTTTCTGATTTTATAAATGAATATAGGATTGAAAAAGCAAAAGAACTTCTTGCAACAACCGATTTGAAGACATATGAAATTGCAGATAAAGTTGGCATTCCAGATCCTCACTATTTTTCAAGAATATTTAAGCGATATACGGGTTACAGCCCTTCTGAGTACAAAGAAGCAATAAAATTCAGAAATGCAGGATTAAATGGCTAA
- a CDS encoding sensor histidine kinase, whose protein sequence is MGKQKGIFNRFLKYYRGISIDKKFLAASYIQIFIPIILIGLLSFRISSDLIFKKYVSYTSDVIKTARLRIVDKINELNLITQDVLYQNELYNLLEKAGQNVDYYDDVASFTNKLRKIILGHRDIQSIGIFTKEKKICIIDNTSQKKGLDDIVPVTITFEKLYNIASNAGGKPVWYVEDIGGEDNNNPAVVIARTINNPRTLKFQGILAIMVNTELFAKTFSELVAEKSQAISLIGQNTFVCTKGQINKKEVMKLANSIKNENGVVTYTSKDYIVNILPIKEIDWYIVTSIPVKVLFKDIDKLRMWLIILCFLSFMITSAMALLISMDFLKPISAIVDATKKVRSGEYTTIDDLERKDELGLLIENFNSMVQKINHLINSIYREQITRKEAEIKALQSQLNPHFLFNILESINWLAQLNGVSQISDVVIALSRLLEVNLKEEKFLPLEEELKYIASYISILKINFGEENLELEIDADRKALKFRIPKLLIQPLVENSVFHGIRPKGKGKIFIGCYVFDEKLNIIVRDDGIGINPEKLNRIRDGLAAEFEFEQEEKSYTRIGLLNVVKRLKLIYGNDAHFSIESVPGKGTTIKIEISVEAIERAYEDAL, encoded by the coding sequence ATGGGAAAACAAAAAGGGATTTTCAATAGATTTTTAAAATATTACAGAGGTATTTCAATAGACAAAAAGTTTCTGGCAGCGTCGTATATTCAGATATTTATTCCAATAATACTGATAGGTCTTTTAAGCTTCAGGATTTCTTCTGACCTTATTTTTAAAAAGTATGTCAGCTACACCTCTGATGTCATTAAAACTGCAAGATTGAGAATTGTTGATAAAATAAATGAATTAAATTTGATTACACAGGATGTTCTGTATCAAAATGAGCTGTATAATCTTCTTGAAAAAGCCGGGCAAAATGTGGACTATTACGATGATGTCGCTTCATTTACAAATAAACTCAGAAAGATTATCCTGGGACATCGTGATATTCAGTCTATAGGTATTTTTACAAAAGAAAAGAAGATATGTATAATTGACAACACATCTCAAAAAAAGGGACTTGATGATATTGTACCAGTGACCATTACGTTTGAAAAACTCTATAATATTGCATCAAACGCCGGTGGAAAGCCTGTATGGTATGTTGAAGACATTGGCGGGGAAGATAATAATAATCCGGCTGTTGTTATTGCAAGAACTATAAATAATCCACGAACATTGAAATTTCAGGGGATATTAGCAATCATGGTAAACACAGAGTTGTTTGCAAAGACCTTTTCAGAGCTTGTTGCAGAAAAAAGTCAGGCAATTTCACTAATTGGACAAAACACCTTTGTTTGCACGAAGGGACAGATCAACAAAAAAGAAGTCATGAAACTTGCAAACAGCATTAAAAATGAAAATGGCGTTGTCACATACACCTCAAAAGATTATATTGTAAACATACTGCCAATAAAAGAAATTGACTGGTATATTGTAACATCAATACCTGTAAAAGTTCTTTTTAAAGATATAGATAAACTGCGCATGTGGCTTATTATTCTTTGTTTTTTATCTTTCATGATAACATCTGCAATGGCTCTTTTAATCTCTATGGATTTTTTAAAGCCAATATCGGCTATTGTTGATGCCACCAAAAAAGTCAGAAGTGGGGAGTATACCACAATAGATGACCTTGAGAGAAAGGATGAGCTGGGGCTGTTAATTGAAAACTTCAATAGTATGGTGCAGAAGATAAACCATCTTATAAACTCTATTTACAGAGAGCAAATAACCAGGAAAGAAGCTGAAATAAAAGCGCTGCAGAGCCAGCTCAATCCCCATTTTTTATTTAATATATTGGAATCAATTAACTGGCTTGCACAGCTAAACGGGGTGAGTCAAATTAGTGATGTTGTGATAGCTCTTTCAAGACTTTTGGAGGTGAATTTGAAGGAGGAAAAATTTCTGCCTCTTGAGGAAGAGCTAAAATACATAGCCTCATACATATCTATTTTGAAAATAAACTTCGGAGAGGAAAATCTGGAATTGGAGATTGATGCAGACAGGAAGGCTTTAAAATTCAGGATTCCAAAGCTATTGATTCAACCGCTTGTAGAAAACTCTGTTTTTCATGGGATAAGACCCAAAGGGAAAGGAAAGATTTTTATTGGATGTTATGTGTTTGATGAAAAGCTCAACATAATTGTCAGAGATGACGGAATAGGGATAAATCCTGAAAAGCTAAACAGGATTCGTGATGGGCTTGCAGCTGAATTTGAGTTTGAACAGGAGGAAAAGTCGTACACAAGAATTGGACTTTTGAATGTTGTAAAAAGATTGAAATTGATATACGGCAATGATGCTCACTTTTCGATTGAAAGTGTGCCGGGTAAAGGGACTACAATAAAAATAGAAATTTCTGTTGAAGCGATAGAAAGAGCATATGAGGATGCCTTATAA
- a CDS encoding ABC transporter substrate-binding protein, protein MFKKRKATYCGFLMPLITTIVIILILILNTQKNIQENIIITNDEVNPKTELRFISSWGGVDPYSDTLSFVLNKFQEENKNIIIVNESLFGDEFLIKLQTDFASGNAPDVFGLFPGSVRDILIKSGKVAELTGLLKSDEKWYEGFYPNMWKYVTWNGKIYGLPFETIVECLFVNKDIFEKYNLKMPENFAQLKDVCKKLRSYGIVPIAFNAQPEGTYIYQNLIVAIGTKQEVESPLKDHKISQPYIKALDYLKELYKIGAFPDNYYTLTSKQRNDLFLSKKAAMIVQGSWFIPKCDPRTVDIYFFPRVKMNGKKQLIYGLGGGTFYMSTSCWKDAKKRSLAVKLLKYLTSEKTARIFVERTGLIPNIKITNPPKITNPLRAKAEGLIKDADVLISPPDHFIDRTIWDEVVTKNIPYVLNGRILPEQLWKNAVLAWEENIKKLGE, encoded by the coding sequence ATGTTTAAAAAGAGAAAGGCAACATATTGTGGATTCTTGATGCCTTTGATAACTACTATTGTTATAATACTAATATTGATCTTAAATACTCAAAAAAATATTCAGGAGAATATAATAATTACAAATGACGAAGTAAATCCTAAGACAGAGCTCAGATTTATAAGCTCGTGGGGTGGTGTTGACCCCTATTCGGATACCCTTTCGTTTGTTTTGAATAAATTCCAGGAGGAAAATAAAAATATTATAATTGTCAATGAGTCACTATTTGGAGATGAATTTTTGATAAAACTTCAAACTGATTTTGCTTCGGGTAATGCGCCTGATGTCTTCGGTCTTTTCCCGGGGTCTGTAAGAGACATATTGATTAAAAGTGGTAAGGTGGCTGAACTGACCGGTCTGCTGAAAAGCGATGAAAAGTGGTATGAAGGCTTTTATCCCAATATGTGGAAATATGTTACATGGAATGGAAAAATTTATGGACTCCCCTTTGAGACAATAGTTGAGTGTCTTTTTGTAAATAAAGACATATTTGAGAAATATAATTTAAAGATGCCTGAAAATTTTGCACAGCTCAAAGATGTTTGCAAAAAACTCAGAAGCTATGGAATAGTTCCCATTGCATTCAATGCGCAGCCGGAGGGTACCTACATATATCAGAACTTAATAGTTGCAATTGGGACAAAGCAGGAAGTTGAAAGTCCTTTGAAAGATCATAAAATATCACAACCTTACATAAAAGCTCTGGATTATTTAAAGGAGCTTTACAAGATAGGTGCGTTTCCGGATAATTATTATACACTTACAAGTAAGCAGCGAAATGATCTATTTTTGAGCAAAAAAGCAGCAATGATTGTGCAGGGTTCCTGGTTTATTCCAAAGTGTGATCCCAGAACAGTGGATATATATTTTTTCCCTCGGGTTAAAATGAATGGGAAAAAACAGCTAATTTATGGACTTGGCGGCGGAACATTTTACATGAGTACTTCATGCTGGAAAGATGCCAAAAAAAGAAGTCTGGCAGTAAAGCTTTTAAAATATCTCACATCAGAAAAGACTGCGAGAATATTTGTTGAAAGAACAGGGCTTATTCCGAACATAAAAATAACAAATCCACCCAAAATTACAAATCCGCTCAGGGCAAAAGCAGAAGGACTGATCAAAGATGCAGATGTGCTTATTTCACCACCAGACCATTTTATTGATAGGACTATCTGGGATGAGGTTGTTACCAAAAATATTCCTTATGTTCTAAATGGGAGAATTTTGCCCGAGCAGCTGTGGAAAAACGCTGTTCTGGCATGGGAAGAGAATATAAAAAAACTGGGTGAATAA
- a CDS encoding ABC transporter substrate-binding protein, which translates to MKLKKLFVVMLAVAFVLTSVIGIVSGFAASSSKLPYVKLTWYVIGTPQKDWDLINQKVNGYIKPKLNAEIKMTMFDWGEYNDRMQTKIAAGEPFDICFTAIWTNNYRTNVAKGAFLPLNKPGKDYLSKYAPKTKKLLGDDFIKGASINGILYAIPANKEKAHNWGFIVRMDLVKKYKLQDMFKKVKKLEDLEPYLRVIKQKEPGIYALGAYAGESPRFLLDWDKVVDDDVPVSLYPNNKSTKIVNELEQPNTKALYKTVRKYYLAGYIRKDAAQVTDWMTDLKAGKVFVMPQSLKPGKDAEMSISTGYEWKQIDITPPVMSTRECIGSMQAINAKSKNPERALMFLELFNTDKYLNNLVNFGIEGQHYVFKDKAKGIIAPGPKAKDYSPGLGWMFGNQFINYIYENEDPNKWKNFEEYNKKALPLLSLGFNFNDSKVKTQVAACKSVWKQYIPMLETGSVDPDKYIPQAIQKFKQAGVDVIIKEAQKQYDEFLKKTGRVK; encoded by the coding sequence GTGAAACTCAAAAAGCTGTTTGTAGTGATGCTTGCAGTGGCATTTGTATTGACAAGCGTGATTGGCATTGTAAGTGGTTTTGCAGCTTCTTCATCAAAGCTTCCTTATGTTAAGCTCACATGGTATGTCATTGGAACACCACAGAAGGACTGGGATTTGATTAACCAGAAGGTAAACGGGTACATCAAACCAAAGCTGAATGCTGAGATCAAGATGACAATGTTTGACTGGGGCGAGTACAACGACAGAATGCAGACAAAGATTGCAGCTGGTGAGCCATTTGACATCTGCTTCACAGCTATCTGGACAAACAACTACAGAACAAATGTTGCAAAGGGTGCATTCTTACCGCTCAACAAACCGGGGAAAGACTATCTTTCAAAGTATGCACCCAAGACAAAGAAGCTTTTGGGTGATGACTTTATCAAAGGTGCTTCAATCAACGGGATTTTGTATGCAATCCCTGCAAACAAAGAAAAGGCTCATAACTGGGGATTTATTGTGAGAATGGATCTTGTGAAAAAGTACAAACTTCAGGATATGTTCAAGAAAGTTAAGAAGTTGGAAGATTTGGAGCCTTATTTGAGAGTTATTAAACAGAAAGAGCCAGGTATATACGCATTGGGTGCGTATGCGGGTGAATCACCGAGATTTTTACTTGACTGGGATAAGGTTGTAGATGATGATGTTCCTGTTTCACTTTATCCAAACAACAAGAGCACAAAGATAGTGAATGAACTTGAGCAGCCAAATACTAAGGCACTTTATAAAACTGTAAGAAAGTACTATCTGGCAGGTTATATTAGAAAAGACGCAGCTCAGGTAACAGACTGGATGACTGACCTGAAAGCAGGAAAGGTATTTGTAATGCCACAGTCCTTAAAGCCTGGCAAGGATGCTGAGATGTCAATTTCAACAGGATATGAATGGAAACAGATTGACATCACACCACCTGTTATGTCAACAAGAGAATGTATTGGTTCAATGCAGGCAATAAATGCAAAGTCCAAGAATCCTGAAAGAGCTCTTATGTTCCTTGAACTTTTCAATACAGATAAGTATCTTAATAACCTGGTTAACTTTGGTATAGAAGGTCAGCACTATGTATTCAAGGATAAAGCAAAAGGAATAATTGCACCGGGACCAAAAGCAAAGGACTACAGCCCTGGTCTTGGCTGGATGTTTGGTAACCAGTTTATAAACTACATCTATGAGAATGAGGATCCGAACAAGTGGAAGAACTTTGAAGAGTACAACAAGAAGGCATTACCACTCCTGAGCCTTGGATTTAATTTTAATGACTCAAAGGTAAAAACACAGGTTGCTGCATGCAAGAGTGTATGGAAACAGTACATTCCGATGCTCGAGACAGGTTCTGTTGATCCGGATAAGTATATACCGCAGGCTATCCAGAAATTCAAACAGGCTGGTGTGGATGTAATAATAAAAGAGGCTCAGAAACAATATGATGAGTTCTTGAAGAAGACAGGTAGAGTAAAATAA